A stretch of Lathyrus oleraceus cultivar Zhongwan6 chromosome 6, CAAS_Psat_ZW6_1.0, whole genome shotgun sequence DNA encodes these proteins:
- the LOC127096251 gene encoding uncharacterized protein LOC127096251, protein MPLNIDLNIPLDDLNTSNNLPNMHLNIDLNAPPNIDLSSSIEEEDHIVESEFEVALSNEEEEEDMDEVDEIENLCEYEIDNENEIENISPGNDTHIVVQTFPKKRFLDNSQRDTIFQVLINSSVDGKIKRGVVKQLAFFYQISIDVIYRIWKRAKESGVVSHKKTKNYGRKRVELDIEKMCNLPLVKRSTIRSLAFALETSPRKIGEYLKKGILRRHSSALKPHMTEDNMKSRLKFCLSMLEESNISYDPKFQSMYNIVHIDEKWFYMTQKNKNYYLLSNEDEPYRSCKNKNFIMKVMFLVAVARPRFDNEGNETWSGKIGVFPLVDKVPAKRSSVNRPSGTLETKPITSITKEVSRMFLINKVLPAIKEKWPREYASEPIYIQQDNAPCHVSINDEEFLLAASEGGFDIRLICHFFTSPSESF, encoded by the exons ATGCCTTTGAATATTGATTTGAACATCCCTTTAGATGACTTAAACACCTCTAATAACCTCCCAAACATGCATTTGAATATTGACTTGAATGCTCCTCCAAATATTGATTTGAGTTCATCAATAGAGGAAGAAGATCATATAGTTGAAAGTGAGTTTGAAGTTGCTCTATCTAatgaagaggaagaagaagataTGGATGAAGTAGATGAAATTGAAAATCTTTGTGAATATGAGATTGACAATGAAAATGAGATTGAAAATATATCTCCAG GAAATGATACTCACATTGTGGTGCAAACATTTCCGAAAAAACGTTTTTTAGATAATAGTCAACGGGATACTATTTTCCAGGTGTTGATTAATTCAAGTGTTGATGGAAAAATTAAAAGAGGAGTTGTTAAACAATTGGCTTTTTTCTATCAAATATCAATAGATGTTATTTATCGAATTTGGAAGCGGGCAAAAGAATCGGGGGTTGTTTCTCATAAGAAAACAAAAAATTATGGTCGGAAGAGAGTTGAACTAGATATTGAGAAAATGTGTAATCTACCGTTAGTTAAACGTAGTACTATCCGATCTCTAGCATTTGCCTTAGAGACTAGTCCGAGAAAAATAGGAGAGTATTTAAAAAAAGGTATTTTGCGTCGACATTCAAGTGCATTAAAACCTCATATGACAGAAGATAATATGAAATCTCGTCTTAAATTTTGCTTGTCCATGCTTGAAGAAAGTAACATTTCATATGATCCAAAGTTTCAGTCAATGTACAATATTGTACATATTGATGAAAAATGGTTCTATATGACTCAAAAAAATAAGAATTATTATCTTCTTTCAAATGAGGATGAACCATATCGTTCTTGCAAGAACAAAAATTTCATCATGAAAGTTATGTTTTTGGTTGCGGTGGCAAGACCTAGATTTGATAATGAAGGCAATGAAACATGGTCGGGAAAAATTGGAGTGTTTCCTCTAGTTGATAAAGTACCCGCAAAAAGATCAAGTGTTAATAGACCATCAGGGACACTTGAAACAAAACCGATTACTTCTATCACTAAGGAAGTTAGTCGAATGTTTTTAATAAACAAGGTTTTACCAGCCATCAAAGAAAAGTGGCCACGAGAATATGCATCAGAACCAATTTACATACAACAAGATAATGCACCGTGTCATGTTTCTATAAACGATGAAGAATTTCTACTTGCAGCTTCTGAAGGAGGATTTGACATCCGTTTGATATGCCATTTCTTCACTTCTCCCTCAGAGTCATTTTGA
- the LOC127092006 gene encoding amino acid permease 6 codes for MAPESSFIDHGEIKRTGTWLTASAHIVTTAIGSGVLSLAWAVAQLGWIGGTAALIVFSLITLLTSILMADCYRYPDPVHGKRNPTYMTMVKTILGGVQYKFCGLAQYTNLFGCTIGYTLTAAISMVAMKKSNCFHKFGHQADCNISNNQFMAIFGITEIFLSQIPNFHDLSWLSIIAAVMSFGYSFIGVILSIAKVAEKGHHVKTSLTGLVVGVEVTRTEKVWNIFQAIANIAFAYTFSTVIAEIEDTLKPSPPENKVMKTASVIGITSSTIFYASCGLVGYAAFGNAAPGNFLTGFGFYEPFWLIDIGNLFIIIHLVGAYQVFAQPIFSIVESLANTRWPENKFMTKEYNVRIPLVGTWRMNMFKVIWRSTYVVLTTLIAMIFPFFNNIVGLIGAVSFFPLTVYFPIEMYLTRAQVPRYSLKWIGLRLIVGLCLIIALIGIIASIQGIILGLKTYKPFKSN; via the exons ATGGCACCGGAGAGTAGCTTCATAGACCACGGTGAAATCAAACGAACTG GAACATGGCTAACTGCGAGTGCACACATAGTGACAACTGCAATAGGATCTGGAGTGCTGTCATTGGCATGGGCTGTTGCTCAGTTGGGATGGATTGGAGGGACTGCTGCTCTCATTGTATTCTCTCTCATCACTCTCCTCACTTCCATTCTCATGGCTGATTGCTATAGGTATCCTGATCCTGTACATGGGAAAAGAAACCCCACCTACATGACCATGGTCAAAACTATTCTAG GAGGAGTTCAGTACAAGTTTTGTGGATTGGCTCAGTACACAAATCTTTTCGGTTGTACCATTGGTTACACTCTCACAGCAGCCATAAGCATGGT GGCAATGAAAAAATCAAATTGCTTTCATAAGTTTGGCCACCAAGCTGACTGCAATATATCCAATAATCAATTTATGGCCATCTTTGGAATCACAGAGATTTTTCTAAGCCAAATCCCAAATTTCCATGACCTTTCATGGCTCTCTATTATTGCTGCAGTCATGTCTTTTGGGTATTCTTTCATAGGCGTTATACTCTCCATAGCCAAAGTTGCAG AAAAAGGACACCATGTAAAGACAAGCCTTACAGGACTTGTTGTTGGAGTGGAAGTGACAAGGACAGAGAAGGTGTGGAATATCTTTCAAGCAATTGCAAACATAGCTTTTGCATACACTTTCAGCACTGTCATTGCTGAGATAGAGGACACGTTAAAACCAAGTCCACCAGAAAATAAAGTCATGAAGACGGCATCGGTTATTGGAATCACAAGCAGCACAATCTTTTATGCATCATGTGGTCTTGTAGGTTATGCAGCATTCGGGAACGCCGCACCAGGAAACTTTTTAACTGGATTTGGTTTTTACGAACCTTTTTGGCTAATTGACATTGGTAATCTTTTCATCATTATTCATCTAGTTGGAGCCTATCAGGTATTCGCACAACCTATATTTTCGATTGTGGAAAGTTTGGCTAATACGCGTTGGCCAGAAAATAAGTTCATGACAAAAGAATATAATGTAAGAATTCCTTTGGTTGGTACATGGAGAATGAATATGTTCAAGGTGATATGGAGGTCAACATATGTCGTATTGACAACATTGATTGCTATGATATTTCCATTCTTCAACAACATTGTTGGTTTGATAGGAGCTGTATCGTTCTTTCCATTGACAGTGTATTTTCCAATAGAGATGTATCTGACACGAGCACAAGTGCCAAGGTATTCTCTAAAATGGATAGGGCTGAGACTGATAGTTGGATTATGCTTGATTATAGCTCTCATTGGGATCATTGCATCAATTCAAGGAATCATCTTAGGGCTTAAGACCTATAAGCCCTTTAAATCTAACTAA
- the LOC127092007 gene encoding tubulin alpha chain, with product MRECISVHIGQAGIQVGNACWELYCLEHGIGPDGQMPSDKTVGGGDDAFNTFFSETGAGKHVPRAVFVDLEPTVIDEVRTGTYRQLFHPEQLISGKEDAANNFARGHYTIGKEIVDLCLDRIRKLADNCTGLQGFLVFNAVGGGTGSGLGSLLLERLSVDYGKKSKLGFTVYPSPQVSTSVVEPYNSVLSTHSLLEHTDVAVLLDNEAIYDICKRSLDIERPTYTNLNRLVSQVISSLTASLRFDGALNVDVTEFQTNLVPYPRIHFMLSSYAPVISAEKAYHEQLSVAEITNSAFEPSSMMAKCDPRHGKYMACCLMYRGDVVPKDVNAAVGTIKTKRTIQFVDWCPTGFKCGINYQPPTVVPGGDLAKVQRAVCMISNSTSVAEVFGRIDQKFDLMYAKRAFVHWYVGEGMEEGEFSEAREDLAALEKDYEEVGAESGEGGEEDPDDF from the exons ATGAGAGAGTGCATCTCCGTTCACATTGGTCAGGCCGGTATTCAGGTCGGAAATGCATGCTGGGAGCTTTACTGTCTCGAGCACGGCATTGGT CCCGATGGCCAAATGCCAAGTGACAAGACTGTTGGTGGAGGTGATGATGCTTTCAACACTTTCTTCAGCGAGACAGGTGCTGGAAAGCATGTACCCCGAGCTGTTTTTGTAGATCTGGAGCCCACTGTTATTGATGAGGTGAGGACTGGGACATATCGCCAGCTTTTCCACCCAGAGCAGCTCATTAGCGGTAAAGAAGATGCTGCCAACAACTTTGCCCGTGGTCATTATACCA TTGGGaaagagattgttgatctgtgTTTGGACCGGATCAGAAAGCTTGCTGACAACTGCACTGGTCTCCAAGGGTTTTTGGTGTTCAATGCTGTTGGTGGAGGAACTGGTTCTGGTCTTGGTTCTCTTCTCTTGGAGCGTCTTTCTGTTGATTATGGAAAGAAGTCGAAGCTAGGGTTCACTGTCTATCCCTCACCTCAGGTTTCCACATCTGTTGTTGAGCCATACAACAGTGTCCTCTCCACTCACTCCCTGTTGGAGCACACCGATGTTGCTGTTCTTTTGGACAATGAAGCTATCTATGATATTTGCAAGCGATCTCTTGATATTGAGCGTCCTACCTACACCAACCTCAACCGCCTAGTCTCCCAG GTGATTTCATCCTTGACTGCTTCTCTGAGGTTTGATGGTGCCCTCAATGTTGATGTTACTGAATTCCAGACCAACTTGGTCCCTTATCCTAGAATCCATTTCATGCTTTCTTCATATGCTCCCGTTATCTCAGCTGAGAAGGCATATCACGAGCAGCTTTCAGTTGCTGAAATTACCAACAGTGCTTTCGAGCCATCCTCCATGATGGCCAAGTGTGATCCTCGCCATGGAAAGTACATGGCATGTTGTCTGATGTACCGTGGTGACGTTGTTCCCAAGGACGTGAACGCCGCTGTTGGAACCATCAAAACAAAGAGGACCATTCAGTTTGTTGATTGGTGCCCTACTGGTTTCAAGTGTGGTATTAACTACCAGCCACCCACTGTTGTTCCTGGAGGCGACCTTGCTAAAGTACAGAGAGCTGTTTGCATGATTTCAAACTCCACCAGTGTAGCTGAGGTGTTTGGTCGCATAGATCAAAAGTTTGATCTCATGTATGCCAAACGTGCTTTTGTTCACTGGTATGTGGGCGAGGGTATGGAAGAAGGTGAATTTTCTGAAGCTCGTGAGGATCTTGCTGCTCTGGAAAAGGATTATGAAGAAGTTGGTGCTGAATCTGGCGAGGGTGGTGAAGAAGATCCTGATGATTTCTAG